In the genome of Artemia franciscana chromosome 16, ASM3288406v1, whole genome shotgun sequence, the window caaataaTGTCAAGCCTAAAAATGGTATAGATGTAAATATAGTCATAAGCTGCGCTCACTCTAAAATGATTGAATGGTGGGAAGCCAAAGACCAAAGTGATACATTATAAGTATATTATAGgttaggttttttttgtttaaactaaTTCTACGAGAGAACAAATCATACAACCTAATGGTTATATTGAGCTAAGCAATTAAAGATACAAATCAAATACCAACCACTGGTAAATAAACCTTTAAGCTTCACCAGGAATATTCATTTAAACAAAGGTTAAAACTGTAAACCAGTATTTTTCCGTGTTTTAATGAAgagtttgataaataaaaaaaaataatcaaattttcgAACCCACAACTATagagtttctgttttttttttccgaagcTTCGAAAATTTTGACGATTTTActctggaaataaaaaaaaagtagaggtTTTCGACTATACATCACAGGACACCCTTTTTTATGTCGTTTGAGAATTTTCCTCGAAGACGGTTCTAAATGGCTAGTGGCTCACGTCTAAATGGCCAGTGTGCACCAATTATGGTGCACAACAATGCTAATAATTAACATGCACAAAATGTCACTTTGGCTactcatcaattttttttcttttttttaagagcaCATTTATTGGCACAactaagcataaaaaaaaacttttaaaaggtCACAGGAAGTCACGCAAGAGACAGAGTTACGAAGACCATTTAGAAGAGGCCTTGATAATGCAAGGCGCACTATTGCTCCCATAAGAGGGATGAATATGAAGTAAATGAGAACACTCACACCATACATAAAGGTCTATTCacattgaaatttttactaatatctCGATTTGGAGCTAGGCCCTAGTTCGGGAGCTAGGGCCAATTTCAGCCAACCGCAATTTTTCACCCAATCAGAAAATTATATGACAAATGTGATTGACCAattagaaatttataattttattcaatCAAATGAACGCGAACCAAATCttggtattagtaaaatctttTGGTGAATAAGCCAAgttatatctacaaaaaatacTCGTAATTAGTCACCATGAACAGATCCTTTTGACTAGAACTATTACAGTATTGAAATAAGGCAGGTTGTGTTAGTGAATAGGTACAAAAATGCTTTTTAACATGTACATGCCTACTTGGTGTTTTCATACTTCAAGCAACATTTCAACCAATCTGTCGAGATTTGTGCTATAGTACTATCATTATTAGGATTAACTCTctattcagttaaaaatatagtCGCTAAGTAGTAAAAAGTCAAAAAGTTGATTGCATTTTGTCGTAACGATTACGAGTCCCTACATTTAAGAATACATAAATTTAGAGTAATAATACCTGTCAGAGCAACAAATAGCCGAAGGATATCATTGGTGCCTTCAAAAATTCGGAAAATTCGAAGATCTCGCATAACCTTTTCGATACCATTAGATTTCATAAAACCATTTCCACCTAGAACTTGAATTGCTTCATCTACAACATTCCAAGCTGCTTCCGATGCAAAtacctttaaaaaaagctttattttagaatttttttatacattttatatttCTAATACTAATTGGCAACAGCAAACTATGATGGAGGTGAATAGCACAATGGGCATTTATTAATAGTTTTTACTAACTATTATAATGGGCATATAAAATCCTAATCATTGTCTGTTACAGCACGACAAAATGTTTTCCTAAACGAATAATAGAAGCTTTATCTTAAGATTAAACTTTAAAAcgcaagaaaaaaacaagacactTTGAAGAGGAGAGGGGGTGTCCCCCCCTAAACGTCCTGCTATCTAAGGCTGCTACGTCCAGGCTTTGGCTATGAAGGCTACCAATCCCTAAGCCTCTGTTcctttctttgaaattttgaacCGAAAGATAGGCACATTGCACTTTGTTCTCAATATGTAAGGAATTCTCGATCTCAGTGTATGTCCGAGTCTAATCTGCAGACAAACCCAGTTTAAAAGTGAGCTGAGTCATGACTGGTGCAAACATGATTTAAGTCTTGACTTAGTTTATATACGGGCTAAACCTAAACTGCTCTTAATCTCCTCTCTCCCCGATCCGATTCCTTTTTAAAAAGGTAGGCAAGTAGCACCTTTTTCAGATCAATGGGACAGTAGAACAAGAGatgttccccctttttcaaaaatacgaaaaattgTCTCTTTCTTTTGATGAGCAACACTAAACTGAATGAATATTgtgtatttggaatcagcataaaaatccaattctttgatGGATCTATTTGAtgtcaaaaatctgttttttagaattccggttactattgagataTTCCGCGACGCACAAATCCGCGATCGCTTACAATATCATCAGTCGCGTACCTTTTCTATTGCACCTCGTATATGACTAGTTTcagatttgttttttatcagACCGGCTATTACCTTCTCCGGCATTTGCAATGTAAGTCCTTAAATCAGCTTGTAACTTGTGAGAAAACTACATCCCCATTCAACCTGAATCTTTCCATgtaaagaacattaaaaatCTATTGCGCACAACTGCAGCTGATGGAGAGTTTCGACTGAATAATTAAACTTTTCGTGAAAGTTAAATTACTAACCATCATTTCAGTTCATATACagaaaagcttaaaaagaaaacttaaaaatactcCTTCACTTGAAACTCGATTCAATTATGTGAATTAAAGGAGCAGAAATCaactttaaaaatgtaaaaaaaaaactttttcgactGGTTAATAGCGATGTAGAaacccaaaatttaaaattaatagagaaatcaaaaattgcaaaaattggaGACGAATAGTTACATAAACTGCgaagcaacaatttttttttttgttttaaggttcaTCTTAGCTCTTTAATTccatcacaatttttttttaaattgatatattCTAGCCTAGTAATATCAGCACCTTTTTAATTTCTATCCTTTGTTTGGTTTAACTaaataattccttttaattatcaGTTGTTTCGGTTTCACTTATTCACTCGTAGAagcgctaaaaaaaaataataataaaaaaaaaaaaaatctcgaacaGTTCTCCTTTAAGATGTATTTCGTGTTTTCCTGTTCGTTTGCtagtagaactttcattttaaataatgtcTTACACAAATTTATCATCTTAGGACTACAAGTTATTTTTCGTATTacaacttttgttttaaatacgATAATACGGTATTTCAGTTTCACATACGGCttcattgattaaaaaaaaaacaacttacctTACTAATAGCAGCTTCAACTTGGAAATCTGTCGATCCTTTATCCATGTTGGCACTAATCATATAAGCCATAGATTCCGTTACATAATGAAGCATTGCCATGCGAGCTAGTTTTTCTTGAATCGAGCCAAATGAACTGATAACTCGTCCAAACTGGGATCTCTGTGTAGCATGGTCAATGGCTTTTCTTGTGGCAGCTCGCATAGTGCCGGATAGAGCTGCAGCCATACCAAAACGtccattatttaaaatatgcaTAGCAACCTATAAAAGTAATAAGCTCTGTAATTTTCGGCGATTATGGAcagcactgaaaaaaaaaaaaatcagttcaagaAAGTTTCTTTGTGCGTCTAATGCGAATTTTCCCACTGAATTCGAAAATTCAGTCGGTGGTTCAATTACATACGGCTCTAGCGTAATAGATCGTGTTATGGAAgcaacatttcaaatttatccTATTTcagtctaaattttttttttcagaagataaATTGTCAATGAgccacattttttattttattttgagggCCTAAGAACTGCGGCACTCAatcgattgaaaaaaaaaaaatctaagtgcTGCTCCTGCAAGACTTTCGTCGTCGAAGTTGAACAAAGGTTGCAGCAATATATCACATTGCCATAGCAAAATTGGTTACATTTATTGTAAGTAGCAATTTGGGTGTTTCGGATGGATACTTTTCTCACACCGTTTCGAGTCAATGGCTTCATACTTTAACCAGATTGCTTTCAATAATAACCAAAGTCTATCACATAAGCATTGCTCTGAAATCTTTCGACTGGACTTGTGGAGGTTCAGGcaaaaaaagcttcaaaaatatatgaatgaTAGAGTTTCAGACAAAAATAACATGTATAAAAATAGTTATAGCCTGTTTAAATCAGAATCATAAGTCTATGGTTATTAGACTTAGATCGCTATTAACAAATTCCGTTTGTTTCaagtttagaaataaatattttttctagaaGCAGTTAAATTCAGTTCACATACGGGAGCAACAGCGCAATAAACTTGAAGGATATCAAGTCCAATAATGAGCTTTTAGGAATAAATTTCTGAGAACAGCCCAACAAAAAGTAAACTAGATTTGCGGTGGCTGCGCATTGTGAAGTGTTGCAGCTACTTTTGGTCGGCTTCTCAGACGCTCCAGTTGTCAACCTATTGTAACTTCACAGATCATAATGcttcaagaataattttttcgaatttaatttaaaaaagaatgaaaacaagtttcaaaaaaataattcaaagaaaagtaaagagcaatgaaaaccCAAgaggagcagaaataaaatcatataatagtcaaacagttcgtggtaacgagctgtaagtaaggaacgactgGACTCAACTGTAAATAAAACTCTTTGAAGATACCCGTCAAAAGTAAGAGaaaatttttcctgattttcagaaaagatcaaaagggggaaaacctaaGATGGGAAGTGATCTCGACGCAGATTACACCTTCaaatttagcatatcagagaaccccaatTGGAGGTTTTTAAGCTCCtatatatgaaattttgtttacattttagTACAGGCACAAaacaaggagggggggggggaggtttagAATCATGCCGTCCAATAtcgatatttttattatatgtcGTTGAATTTCTTAAGTTTTCAGCATAATTTACCCAATTTCCCGTTTTTAAAAGtgccccccctcaaaaaaaaaattatttgaaataaattaatatgtagATAACATTGGTCTAATTCTTTTGTAGTTCCATCttatctacttttttttttttttttacctaaagaCATACCTTGAATCCTTGTCCAACTTCACCAAGGACATTTTCAACCGGCACCTTGCAATCTTCAAAATAAACTTCCGCTGTGTTTGAACATTTGATACCCATTTTTTTCTCAGCAGGTCCAGATGTAACACCACCAAATGATCGCTCAACAATAAAGGCAGTTACTTTGTCTTTTGTCTCTCCTAATAAAGAATCCATTTCATATTTAGTAACAGGTTGCTTTCCTTATTAACATATTCTAATCAAATACACAAGGAGGGAGCTCAATTCCCATTCCCTTACctctcaaatttaaaaaaaggacaaatcgAGATATCTAGGATCAACCATCAAATTTCAGATTGCAACTACGTAGACATGagaagttctttaaaaatttaaaattttagcaaacaaacGAACTTTGGGAAATGACCGTAAGCAATTCAAACTGATTCCATAGAGCTTGTCAGAATAGAGCCCCGTACAGAGGGGGTAGGGTTTACCATAGTTTCCTAGAGATTTTTAAGAATTcacttcttatttttcaattcttttctaaaaagtcccatataaaaaaatattttttttttgcttgaatttACAAGTTTTGTCGTATCAGACACAATAACAGACTGTCAGAGAGAATAGTAATACACATAAATAACTGATCTTAGAAGCCTCAAATAGCACTGGCAAAACATTACATAAAGTGATTGAAATAATCAGTGGAAGATATTTATAAAAACAGActatagtaaaagaaaaaatttagcataaagtaAATCAACGAGTTCAGCAATTATGATCAATAAAGGTAATTTAAAGGGGAAAAAGGCATGGTAAAGCTTAAATCTGCTTAAAATTATTCAGCTTTTTTTAATCTCCCTAACATTGAATGAGGCAAGTTTTGCTCAAATGAGAAGgtgaatttgtttttctgtaGAAATAGTTAGTTAGGCATCAACATCTATTTTGTCCCTTTAAAATAATCCTCCCTCGGATGTAAAACACTTGTGCCGGTCCTTTTCCAATGTTCAAAGTACTTTTGGTATGTACTTTTATGCATTGCCTTGAGCTCTTTCAGCAGCACAACAGTGGCAAATGGCTTTCATTACAgcaattttcaaacaataaagTCGGAAGGAGTCAAGTTTGTGCGTATAATGGATTCGATATGATAACAATTgtttctgggtaaaaatcacTAATGTGTAACAATGTTGATGCAACAGTACTTTTCGTCGTAATTCCGCACTTAACGATTGTATTCATCGTCTAAGTACTTCCATTGGTTGTTGATGGGCTGGAGCCTCCAGGACGGGGATGGTCATTAGCATCTTCAAGACGTTCTGTGAAGAGGTTGTACCATTTATACACACTTTTCTTACTCATTTTTCTAAGTGCCAcagtaaatatttaaaatatactgggccaatagaatattttttacacaaaatttaatgcaatttttttttatccataatatcaaaaaaaaaaaaaaatcgtaaagcGCACAAAAACAGGTATAGCCTTTACAAATGTCAAAGACAACTATAACTAGGCCATCTTGCCAAAATATATTAGGGATAAGATtaccaacataaaaaaaaacaaaattcataggTACCTTAATAAATTTGTGACCTTTCTTAAAATTCGTAAGTATCTTAATAAATTTGTGATAAgtatcttaataaaatatatgatgaaaaaaagatAATCCACTTCCTCTTTATGTTTTCGTATTTTTATGACTCATATTTCTGCTTCCACCTTTaaacatatttcatttttatagtgGCCAGCTTTGGGttcctattttcttttctttttaagctttttattgcCTGAAACAGAAATTCAGCCTTTTTAATTTGCAAGTCATTCTTCAGCAGGGGACAACATTATCGCCAAAAAAGGAATATCGGTGAATATTTTTTCGAAAGGAACAAGTAACGTTTAATTTGAAGACTTTTCTTTCCGTTTTACTGCAAAACGCCAGTTTGTGAACGTTGCAATCTTGCGGCATGGCCTTTGTCACGTGCTTattcgaaagttaaaaaagaaaagagattgAACGGAAGTGAGCTTACCAGTAGCAGGGTCGGTGACGGGAGTTTGTGCAAAGACAGTGAATACTTCTGCAAGGCCACCGTTACTAATCCAAATCTTACTACCATTGAGGATATAGTGCTTGCCATCTGGTGACAACACTGCTTTAGTTCTAATGCTTCCAGCATCTGAGCCACTGGCTGGTTCTGTTAAAGCAAACGCAGCAAATTGTTCTCCAGATGCAACTTTAGGAAGGTATTTCTCTTTCTGTTCCTTATTTCCAAATAGAGTGATACCCTGAAATAAGTAAAGGAATGCTTTTTATCTAAGCTCCCAAAGCATATCATTTAGGTACCAAAACAGAAGAGATAATTTTACCCCATTAATCTTGGAATTTGTTCATACCATAAAAAGTGTCGAGGATAACAATGAAGTTTACGAAAGGTACTTTTATCTTATCTAGTAAAACAGCCTACATCTCTTAGTTTTCCCAATAAAACCagaaaactaattatttaacttTCCACCTTGTCTCCACATGATCAGCCAGATAAACAACGAAGGTATCTTCTGAGAAGATACCTTCAGAGGCTGCATATGGCCAGCATAAATATGTCTGACATATACAGAAACGACTACTCCCGGGCACCAAAACCATCATAAGCTGACAAAAGGTAGTATCACTCGACCTCTAACTTGTCTAATTCAAAGCTGTAGCTTTGGCTACCATTTTNNNNNNNNNNNNNNNNNNNNNNNNNNNNNNNNNNNNNNNNNNNNNNNNNNNNNNNNNNNNNNNNNNNNNNNNNNNNNNNNNNNNNNNNNNNNNNNNNNNNATCGGGCAGGTATTGACTATAATTAAATGGCTTACCTTGAAACCAATTGACTGATGCGCTCCAAGAACAATGCCAATGCCAAGATCATATTCACCAACAACTTGTACTAATCTAGCATACTGAGTGTTGTTCAAGCCAACTCCACCCAGCTCTTGCGGGACTTGAAGTCCAAATGCTCCTAATTC includes:
- the LOC136037135 gene encoding very long-chain specific acyl-CoA dehydrogenase, mitochondrial-like, translating into MNMFLGKIRTDQAFPFPQSLSQDQKETLEMLVDPTYKFFQEVNDAAVNDELAEVPPETLQGLRELGAFGLQVPQELGGVGLNNTQYARLVQVVGEYDLGIGIVLGAHQSIGFKGITLFGNKEQKEKYLPKVASGEQFAAFALTEPASGSDAGSIRTKAVLSPDGKHYILNGSKIWISNGGLAEVFTVFAQTPVTDPATGETKDKVTAFIVERSFGGVTSGPAEKKMGIKCSNTAEVYFEDCKVPVENVLGEVGQGFKVAMHILNNGRFGMAAALSGTMRAATRKAIDHATQRSQFGRVISSFGSIQEKLARMAMLHYVTESMAYMISANMDKGSTDFQVEAAISKVFASEAAWNVVDEAIQVLGGNGFMKSNGIEKVMRDLRIFRIFEGTNDILRLFVALTGMQFAGGHLRQLQKALSSPMTNMGVILGEATKRAKRTVGMTDSGALADKVHPSLAESAMLTSRAIEGFGASVEGLLAKYGKNILEKQFLLNRVANAAIDLYASGVVLSRASFALANNIPSAEHEAMLARVWVNEACDRTQLNLNALRSTVQQENFQLMSKIANEMCENGGLVQVHPLGI